One Leisingera caerulea DSM 24564 genomic window carries:
- a CDS encoding acyl-CoA dehydrogenase family protein, with the protein MDLNYTHEQKAFRDEVRSYLAEELPARLVNKVRLGKTLTKQDHEEWHAILNKRGWLAGNWPKAFGGAGWDAVQRHIFEDEMTRASAPRIVPFGLGMLGPVLQKFGSKAQQDYYLPRILSGEDWWCQGYSEPGAGSDLASVRTTAERDGDHYLVNGQKTWTTLGQHANKIFCLVRTSKEGKPQEGISFLLIDMNSPGVKVRPIVLIDGEPEVNEVFFDDVRVPVENRVGEENKGWTYAKYLLTHERTNIAGVGFANAGLANLKRIARLEQANGRPLIENPHFAARIARIEIDLMAMSTTNLRVVSKAAAGQAPGAESSILKIKGTVIRQEINALTRSAVGPYAMPFASEALEDGSNLGPVGPDYAEAATAQYLNNRKLSIFGGSNEIQRTILSKALLEL; encoded by the coding sequence ATGGACCTGAATTATACCCACGAACAGAAGGCGTTCCGGGATGAAGTGCGCAGCTATCTGGCCGAAGAGCTCCCTGCCCGGCTCGTGAACAAGGTCAGGCTCGGAAAAACCCTGACCAAGCAGGATCACGAGGAATGGCACGCGATCCTCAACAAACGGGGCTGGCTTGCTGGAAACTGGCCCAAGGCGTTTGGCGGGGCCGGGTGGGATGCGGTCCAACGCCATATTTTTGAGGATGAAATGACCCGGGCCTCTGCGCCCCGTATCGTTCCCTTCGGCCTTGGGATGCTTGGCCCGGTGTTGCAGAAATTCGGCTCCAAGGCACAGCAGGACTACTATCTGCCACGGATCCTGAGTGGGGAGGACTGGTGGTGCCAAGGGTATTCCGAACCCGGCGCAGGATCCGACCTCGCCTCGGTCCGCACGACTGCTGAACGCGATGGCGATCACTACCTGGTCAATGGGCAAAAGACCTGGACGACTCTTGGCCAGCACGCCAACAAGATCTTCTGCCTCGTGCGCACCTCGAAAGAGGGCAAGCCGCAAGAGGGAATCTCTTTCCTGCTGATCGACATGAACAGCCCCGGCGTCAAAGTGCGCCCGATCGTGCTGATCGACGGTGAACCCGAGGTGAACGAGGTGTTCTTCGATGACGTCCGGGTTCCGGTCGAGAACCGTGTGGGCGAGGAAAACAAGGGCTGGACCTATGCGAAGTACCTGCTGACCCATGAACGCACCAATATTGCAGGCGTGGGTTTTGCAAATGCCGGTCTGGCAAACCTGAAGCGCATCGCCCGGCTCGAACAGGCAAATGGGCGCCCACTGATTGAGAACCCGCATTTTGCGGCGCGGATCGCTCGGATCGAAATCGACCTCATGGCCATGTCAACGACTAACTTGCGTGTCGTGTCCAAAGCTGCGGCGGGTCAGGCCCCCGGTGCCGAAAGCTCGATACTGAAGATCAAGGGCACAGTCATCCGTCAGGAAATCAACGCGCTCACCCGGTCAGCGGTGGGGCCCTATGCAATGCCCTTCGCCTCGGAGGCGCTGGAAGACGGCAGCAATCTTGGCCCCGTGGGCCCCGACTATGCCGAAGCCGCCACCGCGCAGTACCTTAACAACCGAAAACTGTCGATCTTTGGCGGATCGAATGAGATCCAGCGCACGATCCTCAGCAAAGCCCTTCTGGAACTGTAA
- a CDS encoding acetyl-CoA C-acyltransferase: protein MSNAVIVSIARTPIGKAGRGTFNITHGATLGGHVAAEAVKRAGIDPALIEDSVWGCGYPEYVTGGNIARQIVIRAGLPVSIAGTTVNRFCASGLQAVAMGAHLINNEGAKAVLVGGVESISMVQPPVRHSREAWIEANKPDLYMTMIETADIVARRYGISRDAQDELGLQSQQRTAAAQEAGRFDQEIAPITVTMARKDKETGEVSEVETTIARDGCNRPTTTLEALQKLEPVRGPDEFITAGNASQLSDGAAALVMMDAKEAERLGLPPLGAFRGFAVAGCEPDEMGIGPVFAVPRLLERQGVKIDDIDLWELNEAFASQALYCRDRLGIDNDICNVNGGSIAVGHPFGMTGARMTGHLMVEGHRRGAKFGVVTMCIGGGQGAAGLFEIY from the coding sequence ATGTCCAATGCCGTTATCGTTTCCATCGCCCGTACGCCCATCGGCAAAGCCGGACGCGGCACGTTCAACATCACGCATGGCGCAACCCTGGGCGGGCACGTCGCGGCGGAGGCCGTGAAACGCGCAGGGATAGACCCGGCGCTGATTGAGGACAGCGTCTGGGGGTGTGGCTATCCGGAATATGTCACCGGCGGCAACATCGCACGCCAGATCGTGATCCGCGCAGGCCTGCCCGTCAGCATCGCGGGGACCACCGTAAACCGCTTCTGCGCCAGCGGCCTGCAAGCCGTGGCAATGGGCGCCCATCTGATCAACAACGAGGGGGCCAAGGCCGTTCTGGTGGGCGGTGTTGAAAGCATTTCGATGGTGCAACCACCGGTCCGACATTCACGCGAGGCTTGGATCGAAGCGAACAAGCCAGATCTTTACATGACGATGATCGAGACCGCCGACATCGTTGCCCGACGATACGGGATCAGCCGCGATGCGCAGGATGAGCTTGGCCTGCAGAGCCAGCAACGCACCGCAGCAGCGCAAGAGGCGGGCCGCTTCGATCAGGAGATCGCCCCGATCACCGTCACCATGGCGCGGAAGGACAAGGAAACCGGCGAAGTTTCAGAGGTTGAAACAACCATTGCCCGCGATGGATGCAACCGCCCCACGACAACGCTGGAAGCACTGCAGAAGCTGGAGCCCGTGCGCGGACCCGATGAGTTCATCACCGCCGGCAATGCTTCGCAGCTCAGCGACGGTGCCGCCGCGCTGGTGATGATGGACGCCAAAGAGGCCGAACGTCTTGGGCTGCCCCCTCTGGGTGCGTTCCGCGGCTTTGCAGTTGCGGGCTGCGAGCCCGACGAAATGGGCATCGGCCCGGTCTTTGCGGTGCCCCGTCTGCTGGAACGTCAGGGCGTCAAGATCGACGACATCGACCTTTGGGAGCTGAACGAAGCCTTTGCCAGCCAGGCGCTCTATTGCCGCGATAGGCTCGGCATCGACAATGACATCTGCAACGTCAATGGCGGCTCGATCGCTGTGGGTCACCCGTTCGGCATGACCGGTGCGCGGATGACCGGACATCTGATGGTCGAAGGGCATCGTCGCGGGGCGAAATTTGGCGTCGTGACGATGTGTATCGGCGGTGGCCAGGGTGCCGCCGGCTTGTTTGAAATCTACTGA
- a CDS encoding 3-hydroxyacyl-CoA dehydrogenase NAD-binding domain-containing protein, with protein sequence MGSVSYENVGPVAVVTVDNAPVNALSQAIRRGLSEAFARFKSDDTADIVVIVGAGRMFIGGADISEFGKPPQSPSLPDVISQIEACDKPVVAAIHGMALGGGLEVALGAHYRIALPGTRLGLPEVKIGLIPGAGGTQRLPRIVGIDAALRMITSGTPITEGDALETGLIDHIGDGFDIREAALAYAQLLLEHRAPPRPISGMPRATDEEGALQNWRTKLEHSLRGEVAPLVAVEAVEAAVGKSFAEGLKEERRLFQHLMDTPQRSGLVHAFFAERAVSKLREIADVAPRDIAGVGIIGGGTMGAGIATSAVLNGLAVTLVERDTEAAEKARATIARNLDAAVRRGKIGRDRRDEILADSLKTVTDYGALSDVGLVIEAVFESMDVKKSVFATLDEILPRGAILATNTSYLDVNEIAASTSRPEDVIGLHFFSPAHVMKLLEVVVADRTAPDVVATAFALAKRLGKTAVRAGVCDGFIGNRILSHYRTAADHMVLDGASPYQIDKALTDFGFAMGPYQVSDLAGLDIGYATRQRKAADAHPRDRYPVFADTLYHKGWLGQKTGHGYYIYEKGTRTGRPDPQVEQIIAQARKEAGTRPRTFTDDEIVRRYMAAMVNEGARVVEEGIAKRPLDVDVVFLYGYGFPRWRGGPMKYADMRGLDSILSDIRTFAETDDHFWSPAPLLEQLVAEGRNFDSLNQC encoded by the coding sequence ATGGGATCGGTATCCTACGAAAATGTTGGCCCGGTGGCGGTGGTCACCGTCGACAATGCTCCGGTCAACGCGCTGTCACAGGCCATCCGCCGCGGCCTTTCTGAAGCTTTCGCGCGCTTTAAGTCTGACGACACGGCCGATATTGTGGTGATTGTCGGGGCTGGGCGGATGTTCATCGGAGGGGCCGATATTTCCGAATTCGGCAAGCCGCCGCAAAGCCCCAGCCTGCCCGACGTGATCAGCCAGATCGAAGCCTGCGACAAACCCGTTGTCGCCGCAATTCACGGCATGGCACTGGGCGGCGGGCTTGAAGTGGCCCTCGGCGCGCATTACCGCATCGCATTGCCCGGCACGCGGTTGGGCTTGCCTGAAGTAAAGATTGGCCTCATTCCGGGTGCAGGCGGCACGCAGCGCCTGCCGCGTATCGTCGGGATCGACGCTGCGCTCAGAATGATCACCAGCGGGACGCCGATAACCGAAGGCGATGCGCTTGAGACCGGGTTGATCGACCATATCGGCGATGGCTTCGACATTCGCGAGGCGGCCCTTGCCTACGCGCAATTACTGCTGGAGCATCGAGCCCCGCCACGTCCGATCAGCGGCATGCCCCGTGCCACGGATGAGGAAGGAGCCCTTCAAAACTGGCGCACGAAGCTTGAACACTCCCTGCGCGGCGAGGTGGCTCCGCTGGTCGCTGTTGAGGCGGTCGAAGCCGCGGTCGGGAAATCCTTTGCCGAAGGGCTGAAGGAAGAACGTCGCCTGTTCCAGCACTTGATGGACACGCCCCAACGCAGTGGGCTGGTCCATGCGTTCTTCGCCGAACGCGCCGTGTCGAAATTACGGGAAATCGCTGACGTTGCGCCTCGTGACATTGCAGGTGTCGGCATTATCGGCGGCGGCACCATGGGAGCGGGCATCGCCACCTCGGCGGTGCTGAACGGCCTCGCAGTGACACTGGTCGAACGCGACACCGAGGCCGCGGAAAAGGCCCGCGCGACCATCGCCAGAAACCTCGACGCCGCCGTGAGGCGCGGCAAGATTGGCCGCGATCGACGTGACGAGATTCTCGCGGATTCCCTCAAGACCGTCACCGACTACGGTGCCCTGTCCGACGTCGGCCTGGTTATCGAAGCCGTCTTCGAAAGCATGGATGTTAAGAAAAGCGTGTTCGCCACGCTGGACGAAATTCTGCCGCGCGGCGCGATCCTTGCGACGAATACCTCCTACCTCGATGTCAACGAAATCGCCGCCTCGACCTCGCGGCCCGAAGACGTCATCGGCCTGCATTTTTTCTCGCCCGCACATGTCATGAAGCTGCTTGAGGTCGTTGTTGCCGACAGGACCGCACCGGACGTGGTGGCCACTGCCTTTGCGCTTGCGAAAAGGCTCGGCAAAACCGCCGTGCGTGCAGGTGTCTGCGACGGCTTCATCGGCAACCGCATTCTGTCGCATTACCGCACGGCGGCCGATCACATGGTGCTGGACGGGGCTAGCCCCTATCAGATTGACAAGGCGCTGACCGATTTTGGCTTCGCCATGGGCCCTTATCAGGTTTCGGACCTCGCCGGGCTCGATATCGGCTATGCGACCCGCCAACGCAAGGCGGCGGACGCCCATCCGCGCGACCGCTACCCGGTCTTCGCCGATACGCTCTATCACAAAGGGTGGCTGGGGCAGAAAACCGGCCACGGCTACTACATCTACGAAAAAGGCACTCGCACAGGGCGGCCCGACCCACAGGTCGAGCAAATCATCGCGCAGGCCCGCAAAGAGGCTGGCACCAGACCCCGCACCTTCACCGATGATGAGATTGTCCGTCGTTATATGGCCGCAATGGTCAACGAAGGTGCGCGCGTGGTGGAGGAGGGCATCGCGAAGCGCCCGCTCGATGTGGATGTCGTGTTTCTGTATGGTTACGGCTTTCCACGCTGGCGCGGCGGGCCGATGAAATACGCCGACATGCGTGGCCTCGACAGCATTCTCTCCGACATCCGCACATTCGCCGAAACCGACGATCACTTCTGGTCACCCGCGCCGCTGCTGGAACAGCTCGTGGCCGAGGGCCGCAATTTCGACAGCCTGAACCAGTGCTGA